CCTGTTCATTACCTAACAAGTTGTTACCAACTGTTTTAAGTTTGCGGTATGTCTGTGTAGTAGCCTGtgtgtgaaataaaaatgtgtagcCCTATACAAGAAGTTCAAGCTTAGATTTTGAATAGGTGTTGTTTGGGCAGAAGACCTCACCTGGCCGTGTCCTGTTCCCCACCGCTCGCTCCAGACATGTCCACTAAACTGCCCGCTGAGGATATGGAGAATGTGACTGAAGGTCTCTTGTCCAAAATGTTGTTAGAGCCACTACAGCTTTTAGTTCTGAAAAGTTTACTCAGGCGGATTTTAAGCGAGCCCTTCCTGGATTTCCCCGGTACTTTCAGAGTCTTCTCTCCTCCGCTCGCAGCGGAAAGATGCGCCCGGGTCGTGCTCCTGTCCGGCCGGGCCTTCGGTGTGGACGCCTGGCTGGAGCACGGGGTGTTCTGGCTGGGTTCGGCTTGGGACAGGACCTCGGGAGACAGTTTGTCGCTGGTAGGAGCCTGAGGCCTGGTGTTTACCGAGTCTCGTAACAAACAACACGCCGGCGAGCAAAGTCTCCCGGACACCCCTATAGCTTGTCCAGACAGCACCGACGGGAAACACTTGAGAGCGAACGCCCCCGGCTCCGCGTTCTGAGACTCGGCCTTCTGACAGGCATTGATGCCCAGGCCGTTCACCTCCTCTGACCCGAGGCCCTCCAGCACCAGCAGCGCATCACTGGTCTCGGTCGGGTCCTCTCCCTGTCTGATTCCAGCCGAGCCCAGCACGCTTTGACACGAGCAGCGCTGCAGCTCGCCATCCTTGAGCAGAAACTCGGGTACCGGAGCGACTCCCAGCTCGCCGAATTTCCTCGCCAGCTCCAGCACGGGACCGTCGGGCAGCTGGAGCTGCCGCTGCGCCGTCGTGCAGCTCCAGCCCGGCTCTGTCATCGAGCTCGTTTTGTGATCCACCACCGGAGGCCAGTCTTGTTTGTCTGTGATCAAGCGATGCCGGTGGCACAGCTCGCCTCCATCCGTGTCCGTAGCAACATGAGGATGCAGCGTCCATGTAGGCGGATGCTGAGCGTCCATAGCGCCGGGCTCGGAAGCGAGTACCGCTTGGTCCTCAAAAGCCCTGCGCTGATCCTCCGTCTTGTTCTCGGCAAATCCTTCAGAGTCTCTCGATATGTTTCTGAATACCAACAGCTGAGGCCCCATTCCACCTCGGTGGGTGAGATCGTACCCGTGGGCCTCGGCTGAATGAAGAGGAGGAGGCGGCATAGACAGCGCAGGTCTAGTCGCCATCACTCCCGCGTCAGGTGCCTCCGTTCCGCTGGTCTGCGGAGCTTTGTTCACCGCCGAAATGTGGCCGTGATTCTGCGTGCAGTCATAGTTCCCCTTGATAGCCACCGTCAGTCCAGTGCACGACGATAGATTCCCATTCTCCTCGTCCAAGCGGTCATCCTCGGCCGCGGAGACCAGGCGCATCAAGACAAAATCGGGAGACATAtcttgcgcgttgttcattattaTTCCTCAATATATTGAAGGAATGAGCGATATCAGCGTTTCACATTGCTCCAGTCATGAGATCTCGcttgtgtgatgatgatgatgatgatgatgatggtaaaTCCTCCTGGTGTTTCTTAGCTCCCTCACTCAGCGCCAGACAATTAGAGCATATAAACCCTATTTCAGTCGCTCCTTCAACATTGCGCACGTCCTCGTCTCATTTCGCGTCCGGCCTTAAAAATCTCCACGGGGCTTTGTAGGGTCATACATAACGCTTGGTTCCACGCAATCCTAACGGCGACTGTGGTCACATTACCGTCGAGGCCCCACCCGCCCGCTCACTTCCGCAAATTCGATGCGTTTCGTGTTTGGTCTTATCGGTGCCATTGCTGTCCACTTGGCTGCAGGATATGTGCTGTCCCCTAGTGACGTGCACCATGCAGCTTTCATGTCATTTAC
The genomic region above belongs to Carassius gibelio isolate Cgi1373 ecotype wild population from Czech Republic chromosome A11, carGib1.2-hapl.c, whole genome shotgun sequence and contains:
- the LOC128022468 gene encoding suppressor of cytokine signaling 7 isoform X2, whose amino-acid sequence is MNNAQDMSPDFVLMRLVSAAEDDRLDEENGNLSSCTGLTVAIKGNYDCTQNHGHISAVNKAPQTSGTEAPDAGVMATRPALSMPPPPLHSAEAHGYDLTHRGGMGPQLLVFRNISRDSEGFAENKTEDQRRAFEDQAVLASEPGAMDAQHPPTWTLHPHVATDTDGGELCHRHRLITDKQDWPPVVDHKTSSMTEPGWSCTTAQRQLQLPDGPVLELARKFGELGVAPVPEFLLKDGELQRCSCQSVLGSAGIRQGEDPTETSDALLVLEGLGSEEVNGLGINACQKAESQNAEPGAFALKCFPSVLSGQAIGVSGRLCSPACCLLRDSVNTRPQAPTSDKLSPEVLSQAEPSQNTPCSSQASTPKARPDRSTTRAHLSAASGGEKTLKVPGKSRKGSLKIRLSKLFRTKSCSGSNNILDKRPSVTFSISSAGSLVDMSGASGGEQDTASQPGLTRAQSAFSAASFTPVFTGETVSLVDVDISQRGGNSPHPPTPPPPPRRSLSLLDAFFRALPHSTPSPMETPAPGRVAPAPIMCPLRGADSSSFTASLRELERCGWYWGPMNWEDAEMKLRGKPDGSFLVRDSSDPRYILSLSFRSQGVTHHTRMEHYRGTFSLWCHPKFEDRCHSVVEFIERAIMHSKNGKFLYFLRSRVPGLPPTPVQLLYPVSRFSNVKSLQHLCRFCIRQLVRIDHIQELPLPKPLIVYLRKFYYYDPEEEMYLSIKGMRQAAGVEKEAESET
- the LOC128022468 gene encoding suppressor of cytokine signaling 7 isoform X1 yields the protein MNNAQDMSPDFVLMRLVSAAEDDRLDEENGNLSSCTGLTVAIKGNYDCTQNHGHISAVNKAPQTSGTEAPDAGVMATRPALSMPPPPLHSAEAHGYDLTHRGGMGPQLLVFRNISRDSEGFAENKTEDQRRAFEDQAVLASEPGAMDAQHPPTWTLHPHVATDTDGGELCHRHRLITDKQDWPPVVDHKTSSMTEPGWSCTTAQRQLQLPDGPVLELARKFGELGVAPVPEFLLKDGELQRCSCQSVLGSAGIRQGEDPTETSDALLVLEGLGSEEVNGLGINACQKAESQNAEPGAFALKCFPSVLSGQAIGVSGRLCSPACCLLRDSVNTRPQAPTSDKLSPEVLSQAEPSQNTPCSSQASTPKARPDRSTTRAHLSAASGGEKTLKVPGKSRKGSLKIRLSKLFRTKSCSGSNNILDKRPSVTFSISSAGSLVDMSGASGGEQDTASQPGLTRAQSAFSAASFTPVFTGETVSLVDVDISQRGGNSPHPPTPPPPPRRSLSLLDDIGGPQPGPFLVSVMGASLQSLPLPLPPPPPLHATIQHSLSLNDAFFRALPHSTPSPMETPAPGRVAPAPIMCPLRGADSSSFTASLRELERCGWYWGPMNWEDAEMKLRGKPDGSFLVRDSSDPRYILSLSFRSQGVTHHTRMEHYRGTFSLWCHPKFEDRCHSVVEFIERAIMHSKNGKFLYFLRSRVPGLPPTPVQLLYPVSRFSNVKSLQHLCRFCIRQLVRIDHIQELPLPKPLIVYLRKFYYYDPEEEMYLSIKGMRQAAGVEKEAESET